Proteins from one Embleya scabrispora genomic window:
- a CDS encoding ABC transporter permease: MADTVIAPDVEAPVNPTGEAADVVRAAARKKALITGIGFVLVGLYALWAFGFGTSGGEDAVFGMTVPNRDTTHVGDLSLPARGVAIAMSVVCMVAGGLRIAFDRSRLAVRLSIALFLIAFVIAFLVWAVAGKQMSFAGALQNTLLAAVPLVLGALAGVIGERSGVVNIAIDGQFLFGAFAAALTGSVTGSLWAGLAAGAVAGALIGGLLAVFAVRYLVEQVVLGVVINLLVTGITGFLYTQLLQKDPEQYNDPGVFDNIRIPGFADIPVIGPVLFDVNVIVYLMYALIVIVHLGLFHTRWGLRARAVGEHPTAADTVGIKVNATRYRNVMMAGAIAGVGGAFLTIGTVGTFSKDMTSGAGYIALAAVIFGRWRPLGAVAAALLFGFTSALATSLQPLNTSIPSQFLQMMPYVVTIFAVAGLVGKVRAPAAANKPYTKG; encoded by the coding sequence GTGGCGGACACCGTGATCGCCCCCGACGTGGAGGCTCCGGTGAACCCCACCGGCGAGGCCGCCGACGTGGTGCGGGCCGCGGCCCGGAAGAAGGCCCTGATCACGGGCATCGGTTTCGTCCTGGTCGGGCTGTACGCGCTGTGGGCGTTCGGCTTCGGCACCTCGGGCGGCGAGGACGCGGTCTTCGGGATGACCGTGCCCAACCGCGACACCACCCACGTGGGCGACCTGTCGCTGCCCGCGCGCGGTGTGGCGATCGCGATGTCCGTGGTGTGCATGGTCGCGGGCGGGTTGCGGATCGCCTTCGACCGCTCGCGCCTGGCCGTCCGGCTGAGCATCGCGCTGTTCTTGATCGCGTTCGTGATCGCGTTCCTGGTGTGGGCGGTCGCGGGCAAGCAGATGTCCTTCGCGGGCGCCCTGCAGAACACCCTGCTGGCCGCGGTGCCGCTGGTGCTCGGCGCGCTCGCCGGCGTGATCGGCGAGCGCTCCGGCGTGGTCAACATCGCCATCGACGGCCAGTTCCTGTTCGGCGCGTTCGCCGCCGCGCTGACCGGGTCGGTGACCGGGTCGTTGTGGGCCGGGCTGGCCGCCGGCGCGGTCGCGGGCGCGCTGATCGGCGGACTGCTCGCGGTCTTCGCGGTGCGCTACCTGGTCGAGCAGGTCGTCCTCGGTGTGGTGATCAACCTGCTGGTCACCGGCATCACCGGCTTCCTCTACACGCAGCTGCTGCAGAAGGACCCCGAGCAGTACAACGACCCGGGCGTGTTCGACAACATCCGGATCCCGGGCTTCGCCGACATCCCGGTGATCGGCCCGGTCCTGTTCGACGTCAACGTGATCGTGTACCTGATGTACGCGCTGATCGTGATCGTGCACCTGGGCCTGTTCCACACCCGCTGGGGGCTGCGCGCCCGCGCGGTGGGCGAGCACCCGACGGCGGCGGACACGGTCGGCATCAAGGTCAACGCGACCCGCTACCGCAACGTGATGATGGCGGGCGCGATCGCCGGTGTCGGCGGCGCGTTCCTGACCATCGGCACGGTGGGCACCTTCTCGAAGGACATGACCTCCGGCGCGGGTTACATCGCGCTCGCGGCGGTCATCTTCGGGCGCTGGCGTCCGCTGGGGGCGGTCGCCGCGGCGCTGCTATTCGGCTTCACCAGCGCGCTCGCGACCTCGTTGCAGCCGCTGAACACGTCGATCCCGAGCCAGTTCCTGCAGATGATGCCGTACGTGGTGACGATCTTCGCGGTGGCCGGTCTGGTCGGCAAGGTGCGCGCTCCGGCGGCGGCCAACAAGCCCTACACGAAGGGATGA
- a CDS encoding thymidine phosphorylase yields MDAISVIRTKRDRGELTAAQIDWVVDAYTRGEVADEQMSALAMAILLNGMNATEINRWTDAMIASGERMDFSTLSRPTADKHSTGGVGDKITLPLAPLVAACGVAVPQLSGRGLGHTGGTLDKLEAIPGWQAALSNDAMLRVLEDVGAVICAAGDGLAPADKKLYALRDVTGTVEAIPLIASSIMSKKIAEGTGALVLDVKVGSGAFMKDLDNARELARTMVRLGVDHGVKTVALLTDMSTPLGLTAGNALEVRESVEVLAGGGPADVVELTVALAREMLAAAGQTRIDPADALRDGSAMDVWRRMIGAQGGDPDAKLPVARETQVVTAASSGVLTRVDAYAVGVSAWRLGAGRARKEEQVQAGAGVELHAKPGDTVVAGQPLLTLHTDTPERFEYATEILSDAITIAPTGTTFEPTPILIDRIGPTA; encoded by the coding sequence ATGGACGCGATTTCGGTCATCCGAACGAAGCGGGACCGCGGTGAACTGACGGCGGCTCAGATCGACTGGGTGGTCGATGCGTACACCCGCGGCGAGGTCGCGGACGAGCAGATGTCGGCGCTCGCGATGGCCATCCTGCTCAACGGGATGAACGCGACGGAGATCAACCGCTGGACCGACGCGATGATCGCCTCGGGCGAGCGGATGGACTTCTCGACGCTGTCCCGGCCGACGGCCGACAAGCACTCCACCGGTGGGGTGGGCGACAAGATCACCCTGCCGCTGGCCCCGCTGGTCGCCGCGTGCGGTGTCGCCGTGCCGCAGCTGTCCGGTCGCGGCCTCGGCCACACCGGCGGCACGCTGGACAAGCTGGAGGCCATCCCGGGGTGGCAGGCGGCGCTGTCCAACGACGCGATGTTGCGAGTCCTCGAGGACGTCGGCGCGGTGATCTGCGCGGCGGGCGACGGACTGGCGCCGGCCGACAAGAAGCTGTACGCGCTGCGCGACGTGACCGGCACGGTCGAGGCGATCCCGCTGATCGCCAGCTCGATCATGAGCAAGAAGATCGCCGAGGGCACCGGCGCGCTGGTGCTCGACGTCAAGGTCGGCTCGGGCGCGTTCATGAAGGACCTGGACAACGCGCGCGAACTGGCCCGCACCATGGTCCGGCTGGGCGTGGACCACGGGGTCAAGACGGTCGCGCTGCTGACCGACATGTCCACCCCGTTGGGTCTGACCGCGGGCAACGCCCTCGAAGTCCGCGAATCGGTCGAGGTGCTGGCCGGCGGCGGTCCGGCGGATGTCGTCGAGCTGACCGTGGCGCTGGCCCGGGAGATGCTGGCGGCGGCCGGGCAGACCCGGATCGATCCGGCCGACGCGCTGCGCGACGGCTCGGCGATGGACGTGTGGCGGCGGATGATCGGGGCCCAGGGCGGCGACCCGGACGCCAAGCTGCCGGTGGCGCGCGAGACGCAGGTGGTCACCGCCGCCTCGTCCGGCGTGCTGACCCGGGTCGACGCCTACGCGGTCGGCGTCTCGGCCTGGCGCCTGGGCGCGGGTCGGGCCCGCAAGGAGGAGCAGGTCCAGGCGGGCGCGGGCGTCGAACTGCACGCCAAGCCGGGCGACACGGTGGTCGCCGGTCAGCCCCTGCTGACTCTGCACACCGACACCCCGGAGCGCTTCGAGTACGCGACCGAGATCCTGTCCGACGCGATCACGATCGCCCCGACGGGCACCACGTTCGAGCCGACCCCGATCCTGATCGACCGCATCGGCCCGACGGCCTGA
- a CDS encoding ABC transporter ATP-binding protein — MRALRESGHSIVFITHKLKEVKAVADRITVIRRGKVVGTADPASSEKELASLMVGRPVKLVVDKTEAAPGAVRLEINDLTVLDANGQAVVDRVDLHLREGEILGIAGVDGNGQSELTQAILGLRAPAAGSISLDGKDLAGMSPRQILGSGVGFVPEDRQHDGIVSDFTVAENLVLDMVTQAPFGRRGSIVPSAVRDNARKRVEEFDIRTQTIDSPAGTLSGGNQQKVVVARELSRPLRLFIASQPTRGVDVGAMEFIHKRIVAERDVGTPVIIVSTELDEVVALADRIAVMYRGRIVDIVSPTTSRGDLGLLMAGVLPGAEHGDGAGATRGDTAPAAPVEAKTITNESDATPGEEDPA; from the coding sequence ATGCGCGCTCTGCGCGAGTCCGGCCACTCCATCGTGTTCATCACGCACAAGCTCAAGGAGGTCAAGGCCGTCGCCGACCGGATCACCGTGATCCGTCGCGGCAAGGTCGTCGGCACCGCCGACCCGGCCTCCTCGGAGAAGGAACTCGCGTCGCTGATGGTCGGCCGGCCGGTCAAGCTGGTGGTCGACAAGACCGAGGCCGCGCCGGGCGCGGTGCGTCTGGAGATCAACGACCTGACCGTGCTCGACGCCAACGGGCAGGCCGTGGTGGACCGGGTCGACCTGCACCTGCGCGAGGGCGAGATCCTGGGCATCGCGGGCGTGGACGGCAACGGCCAGAGCGAGTTGACCCAGGCGATCCTGGGGCTGCGCGCCCCCGCCGCCGGGTCGATCAGCCTGGACGGGAAGGACCTGGCGGGCATGAGCCCGCGGCAGATCCTCGGCTCCGGGGTCGGCTTCGTCCCCGAGGACCGCCAGCACGACGGCATCGTGAGCGACTTCACGGTGGCCGAGAACCTGGTCCTGGACATGGTCACCCAGGCGCCGTTCGGCAGGCGCGGGTCGATCGTGCCGAGCGCGGTGCGCGACAACGCGCGCAAGCGGGTCGAGGAGTTCGACATCCGCACCCAGACCATCGACTCGCCGGCGGGCACGTTGTCCGGCGGCAATCAGCAAAAGGTCGTGGTCGCGCGCGAACTCTCGCGCCCGCTGCGGCTGTTCATCGCCTCGCAGCCCACCCGAGGGGTGGACGTGGGGGCGATGGAGTTCATCCACAAGCGGATCGTGGCCGAGCGCGACGTGGGCACCCCGGTGATCATCGTGTCCACCGAATTGGACGAGGTGGTCGCGCTGGCCGACCGGATCGCGGTGATGTACCGGGGCCGGATCGTGGACATCGTCTCGCCGACCACCTCGCGCGGCGACCTGGGGCTGCTGATGGCCGGCGTGCTGCCCGGCGCGGAGCACGGCGACGGCGCCGGAGCCACCCGTGGCGACACGGCCCCGGCCGCGCCGGTCGAGGCCAAGACGATCACGAACGAGAGCGACGCAACCCCGGGGGAGGAGGACCCAGCGTGA
- a CDS encoding ATP-binding cassette domain-containing protein — MKLELRGITKRFGSLVANDHIDLTVEPGEIHCLLGENGAGKSTLMNVLYGLYEPTEGEIVVDGTPRKFRTAGDAIDAGIGMVHQHFMLVPVFTVAENVMLGHEETKPMGWLDRRRARKKVLDLVDEYGLKVDPDMLVEDLPVGLQQRVEILKALVRDAKVLILDEPTAVLTPRRPRSCSG, encoded by the coding sequence TTGAAGCTCGAACTGCGCGGAATCACGAAACGGTTCGGGTCGCTGGTCGCCAACGACCACATCGACCTGACCGTCGAGCCGGGGGAGATCCACTGCCTTCTCGGTGAGAACGGTGCCGGCAAGTCGACCCTGATGAACGTGCTCTACGGGCTCTACGAGCCCACCGAGGGCGAGATCGTCGTCGACGGGACCCCCCGCAAGTTCCGCACCGCCGGTGACGCGATCGACGCCGGCATCGGCATGGTCCACCAACACTTCATGCTGGTCCCGGTCTTCACCGTCGCCGAGAACGTCATGCTCGGCCACGAGGAAACCAAGCCGATGGGCTGGCTGGACCGCCGTCGGGCCCGCAAGAAGGTGCTCGACCTCGTCGACGAGTACGGCCTCAAGGTCGACCCGGACATGCTGGTCGAGGACCTTCCCGTCGGTCTGCAACAGCGGGTGGAGATCCTCAAGGCCCTGGTGCGCGACGCCAAGGTGCTGATCCTGGACGAGCCCACCGCGGTGCTCACCCCCAGGAGACCGAGGAGTTGTTCCGGGTGA
- a CDS encoding BMP family lipoprotein — translation MRRVSKVTAAAVGVTLALTATAACGSKPKDDKKSDSGTSATPGGTQAVKIDFKACMVTDTGGIDDRSFNASSWAGLQQAKQELGVEVKYITSKTENDYVPNLNSLVNDKCGLIVAVGGLMADATKAAASTHKDQKFAIVDSSSIEPNVQGLEFNTAEAGFLGGYLAAGYSKSGKVATFGALPIPPVTVFMDGYVQGVKYYNQTKGKNVQVIGWDDVKGDGSLAGKFDSPADGERIANDFIAQGADVIMPVAGQTGLGAASAVQKSGGKASVIWVDQDGFESASQYKSVFLSTVTKDIKAQVFNAVKAAANNQFTTKATIGTLANNGVGLAPFHDFDSKVPADLKSELTAVKGDIVSGKIKITSKNQPKS, via the coding sequence GTGCGCCGGGTATCCAAGGTGACCGCGGCTGCGGTCGGCGTCACTCTCGCCCTCACCGCCACCGCCGCGTGCGGTAGCAAGCCCAAGGACGACAAGAAGTCGGACTCGGGCACCAGCGCCACCCCCGGTGGTACGCAGGCGGTGAAGATCGACTTCAAGGCATGCATGGTGACGGACACCGGCGGCATCGACGACCGTTCGTTCAACGCGTCGTCGTGGGCGGGCCTCCAGCAGGCCAAGCAGGAGCTGGGCGTCGAGGTGAAGTACATCACCTCGAAGACCGAGAACGACTACGTGCCGAACCTCAACAGCCTCGTGAACGACAAGTGCGGGCTGATCGTCGCGGTCGGCGGCCTGATGGCCGACGCGACCAAGGCCGCCGCGTCCACGCACAAGGACCAGAAGTTCGCGATCGTCGACTCGTCCAGCATCGAGCCGAACGTCCAGGGCCTGGAGTTCAACACGGCCGAGGCCGGCTTCCTCGGCGGCTACCTCGCCGCGGGCTACTCGAAGTCCGGCAAGGTCGCCACCTTCGGCGCGCTGCCGATCCCGCCGGTCACGGTGTTCATGGACGGCTACGTCCAGGGCGTCAAGTACTACAACCAGACCAAGGGCAAGAACGTCCAGGTCATCGGCTGGGACGACGTCAAGGGCGACGGCTCGCTCGCGGGCAAGTTCGACTCGCCGGCCGACGGTGAGCGCATCGCCAACGACTTCATCGCCCAGGGCGCCGACGTGATCATGCCGGTCGCCGGCCAGACCGGCCTCGGCGCGGCCTCCGCGGTGCAGAAGAGCGGCGGCAAGGCGAGCGTCATCTGGGTCGACCAGGACGGCTTCGAGAGCGCGTCGCAGTACAAGTCGGTGTTCCTGTCCACGGTGACCAAGGACATCAAGGCCCAGGTGTTCAACGCGGTCAAGGCCGCGGCGAACAACCAGTTCACCACCAAGGCCACCATCGGCACCCTCGCCAACAACGGCGTCGGCCTCGCCCCGTTCCACGACTTCGACTCGAAGGTCCCCGCCGACCTGAAGTCCGAGCTGACCGCGGTCAAGGGCGACATCGTCAGCGGCAAGATCAAGATCACCTCGAAGAACCAGCCGAAGAGCTGA
- a CDS encoding ABC transporter permease: MTEDNKSTPGKPSEAKPAATGASATAPPKSSLGRAMLDAIITGNSAVVTFLAILLALVVGGVLMILADQDVLDQYKYFTAAPGDALSASWSLVSDAYSAMFKGSIMNPDLFADGSIEDNFRPISETITQATPLIFGGLAVSIAFRTGLFNIGAQGQIIAGAVFASWIGFVVDLPPVIHLVFVILAGVIGGGLYAGIAGFLKARFGAHEVIVTIMLNHVAVLLLGWLLTTDTFRRGGQSQPIGKDAHDNAVLPNLFGDNLRIHFGIILALLAAGIYWWLLNRSTLGFELRAVGSNPDAARTAGMSVARAQILAMVIAGAMAGLAGVSQVMSSTNPAHTLTPAIDAGIGFDAITVALLGRTKPLGTVLAALLFGALRAGGSVMQASANVSVDIVIVIQAVIVLFVAAPPLVRSIFRLRGARKGAEGGPLAAKETVGVQA, encoded by the coding sequence GTGACCGAGGACAACAAGAGCACGCCCGGCAAGCCGAGCGAGGCGAAGCCGGCGGCGACCGGGGCGAGCGCGACCGCGCCGCCCAAGTCGTCCCTGGGCCGAGCGATGCTCGACGCGATCATCACCGGCAACTCGGCCGTGGTGACGTTCCTGGCCATCCTGCTCGCCCTGGTGGTCGGCGGCGTCCTGATGATCCTCGCGGACCAGGACGTGCTCGACCAGTACAAGTACTTCACCGCCGCCCCCGGCGACGCGCTGTCCGCCTCGTGGAGCCTGGTCTCCGACGCCTACAGCGCGATGTTCAAGGGTTCGATCATGAACCCGGACCTGTTCGCCGACGGCTCGATCGAGGACAACTTCCGGCCGATCTCCGAGACGATCACCCAGGCCACCCCGCTGATCTTCGGCGGTCTCGCGGTCTCGATCGCGTTCCGCACCGGGCTGTTCAACATCGGTGCGCAGGGGCAGATCATCGCCGGCGCGGTGTTCGCGTCGTGGATAGGGTTCGTCGTCGACCTGCCGCCGGTGATCCACCTGGTGTTCGTGATCCTCGCCGGCGTGATCGGCGGCGGTCTGTACGCGGGCATCGCCGGTTTCCTCAAGGCCCGCTTCGGCGCGCACGAGGTGATCGTCACGATCATGCTCAACCACGTCGCGGTGCTGCTGCTCGGCTGGCTGCTGACCACCGACACCTTCCGACGCGGCGGGCAGTCGCAGCCGATCGGCAAGGACGCGCACGACAACGCGGTGTTGCCGAACCTGTTCGGCGACAACCTGCGGATCCACTTCGGCATCATCCTGGCGCTGCTCGCGGCCGGGATCTACTGGTGGCTGCTCAACCGCTCCACGCTCGGCTTCGAGCTGCGCGCGGTGGGCTCCAACCCGGACGCGGCCCGTACGGCGGGGATGAGCGTGGCCCGGGCACAGATCCTGGCGATGGTGATCGCCGGTGCGATGGCCGGTCTCGCCGGTGTCTCGCAGGTGATGAGCTCGACCAACCCGGCACACACGCTGACCCCGGCCATCGACGCCGGCATCGGCTTCGACGCGATCACCGTGGCCCTGCTCGGTCGGACCAAGCCGCTGGGCACGGTGCTGGCCGCGCTGCTGTTCGGCGCGCTGCGCGCGGGCGGTTCGGTCATGCAGGCGTCCGCGAACGTGTCCGTCGACATCGTCATCGTCATCCAGGCCGTGATCGTGCTGTTCGTCGCGGCGCCGCCGCTGGTGCGCTCGATCTTCCGGCTGCGCGGTGCCCGCAAGGGCGCCGAGGGCGGGCCGCTGGCCGCCAAGGAGACCGTGGGGGTCCAGGCATGA
- a CDS encoding cytidine deaminase, translating into MTGVSEIDWPALRDAARAAMRGAYVPYSKYPVGASALVDDGRIVSGCNVENASYGLTLCAECGLVSALHASGGGRLVAFCCVDGEGAVLMPCGRCRQLLWEHGGPGMLLETKHGIRPLREILPDAFGPEDLA; encoded by the coding sequence ATGACGGGCGTGTCGGAGATCGATTGGCCCGCGCTGCGGGACGCGGCGCGGGCGGCGATGCGGGGCGCGTACGTGCCGTACTCGAAGTATCCGGTCGGCGCCTCGGCCCTCGTGGACGACGGCCGGATCGTGTCCGGGTGCAACGTGGAGAACGCGTCGTACGGCCTCACGCTGTGCGCGGAGTGCGGTCTGGTGTCCGCGCTGCACGCGAGCGGGGGCGGCCGGCTCGTGGCGTTTTGCTGCGTGGACGGCGAGGGTGCGGTACTGATGCCCTGTGGGCGCTGCCGGCAGTTGCTGTGGGAGCACGGCGGCCCGGGGATGTTGCTGGAAACCAAGCACGGGATACGGCCGTTGCGGGAGATCCTGCCGGATGCCTTCGGGCCCGAGGACCTCGCGTAG
- a CDS encoding aldehyde dehydrogenase family protein: MGNPFEYAPAPESRAIVDIAPAYGLFIDGAFAEATDGGRLKTVNPATEEVLAEIAVGGEADVDRAVKAARKAFKSWSALPGAQRAKYLFRIARLIQEHARELAVLESIDNGKPIRESRDVDIPLVAAHFFHYAGWADKLAHAGFGPDPRPIGVAGQVIPWNFPLLMLAWKVAPALAGGNTVVLKPAETTPLTALRFAEICVEAGLPNGVVNIVTGAGETGRALIAHPDVDKVAFTGSTAVGKEIARTIAGTRKRVTLELGGKAANIVYDDAAIDSAVDGIVEGIFFNGGQVCCAGSRLLVQESVADELLASLTRRIKTLRVGDPLDKNTDVGAINSAAQLSRIQELVAAGEAEGAERWSLAGELPGKGFWFPPTVFTGVTQAHRIARDEIFGPVLTVQTFRTPAEAVEKANNTAYGLSAGVWTEKGAKALWTAQRLRAGVVWTNTFNKFDPASPFGGYKESGFGREGGRHGLEAYLDV; this comes from the coding sequence ATGGGCAACCCATTCGAGTACGCGCCCGCGCCCGAGTCGCGCGCGATCGTCGACATCGCCCCGGCGTACGGGCTGTTCATCGACGGCGCCTTCGCCGAGGCGACGGACGGCGGCCGGCTGAAGACGGTGAACCCGGCCACCGAGGAGGTGCTGGCCGAGATCGCGGTCGGCGGCGAGGCGGACGTGGACCGCGCGGTCAAGGCCGCGCGCAAGGCGTTCAAGTCGTGGTCGGCGCTGCCCGGCGCGCAGCGCGCCAAGTACCTGTTCCGGATCGCCCGACTGATCCAGGAGCACGCGCGCGAGTTGGCCGTGCTGGAGTCGATCGACAACGGCAAGCCGATCCGCGAGTCGCGCGACGTGGACATCCCGCTGGTCGCGGCGCACTTCTTCCACTACGCGGGCTGGGCGGACAAGCTCGCGCACGCGGGCTTCGGGCCCGACCCGAGGCCGATCGGCGTGGCCGGTCAGGTCATCCCGTGGAACTTCCCGCTGCTGATGCTGGCCTGGAAGGTGGCGCCGGCCCTCGCGGGCGGCAACACCGTGGTGCTCAAGCCGGCCGAGACCACCCCGCTGACCGCGCTGCGCTTCGCCGAGATCTGCGTCGAGGCCGGGCTGCCGAACGGCGTGGTGAACATCGTCACCGGCGCCGGGGAGACCGGGCGCGCGCTGATCGCCCACCCCGACGTGGACAAGGTCGCGTTCACCGGCTCGACCGCCGTGGGCAAGGAGATCGCCCGCACCATCGCGGGCACCCGCAAGCGGGTCACCCTCGAACTGGGCGGCAAGGCCGCGAACATCGTCTACGACGACGCGGCGATCGACTCCGCCGTGGACGGCATCGTCGAGGGCATCTTCTTCAACGGCGGCCAGGTCTGCTGCGCCGGCTCCCGACTGCTCGTGCAGGAGTCGGTGGCCGACGAACTGCTCGCGAGCCTGACCCGGCGGATCAAGACGCTGCGCGTGGGCGACCCGCTGGACAAGAACACCGACGTCGGCGCGATCAACTCGGCCGCGCAGCTCTCCCGCATCCAGGAGTTGGTCGCGGCGGGCGAGGCCGAGGGCGCCGAGCGCTGGTCCCTGGCCGGCGAGCTGCCGGGCAAGGGCTTCTGGTTCCCGCCGACGGTGTTCACCGGCGTCACCCAGGCGCACCGGATCGCCCGGGACGAGATCTTCGGCCCGGTGCTGACCGTACAGACCTTCCGCACTCCCGCCGAGGCCGTGGAGAAGGCCAACAACACCGCGTACGGCCTGTCCGCCGGGGTGTGGACGGAGAAGGGCGCCAAGGCCCTGTGGACCGCGCAGCGGCTGCGGGCGGGCGTCGTGTGGACCAACACGTTCAACAAGTTCGACCCGGCCTCGCCGTTCGGCGGGTACAAGGAGTCGGGCTTCGGCCGCGAGGGTGGCCGCCACGGGCTGGAGGCCTACCTCGATGTCTGA
- a CDS encoding PH domain-containing protein, whose amino-acid sequence MSSDEDITTYRSRPAMAVGVLLIAVGLWMVIDTLIRGDGDTKWLAIAVVVFFAILVVALTLRSAVLVGPEQLVIRNPFRTIVVPWGAVERVRAEYSIEVRADDRSFHIWAIPVSLRERKRALRQQGRAAAEDPYGRGSAHDLPQLSHADQVVDDLRGMSEQFAKASTGPVRVHWSPEILGGLAVSGVASVLLGLL is encoded by the coding sequence ATGAGCAGCGACGAGGACATCACCACGTACCGCTCCCGACCGGCGATGGCCGTCGGGGTGCTTCTGATCGCCGTCGGGCTGTGGATGGTGATCGACACGTTGATCCGCGGCGACGGGGACACCAAGTGGCTCGCGATCGCCGTCGTGGTCTTCTTCGCGATCCTGGTGGTCGCGCTCACGCTGCGCTCGGCGGTGCTGGTCGGGCCGGAGCAATTGGTGATCCGCAACCCGTTCCGCACCATCGTGGTGCCGTGGGGCGCGGTGGAGCGGGTGCGCGCCGAATACTCGATCGAGGTGCGCGCGGACGACAGGTCCTTCCACATCTGGGCGATCCCGGTCTCGCTGCGCGAACGCAAGCGCGCGCTGCGACAGCAGGGCCGCGCCGCCGCCGAGGATCCGTACGGCCGCGGCAGCGCGCACGACCTGCCCCAGCTCTCGCACGCCGACCAGGTGGTGGACGACCTGCGCGGGATGAGCGAGCAGTTCGCCAAGGCGTCCACCGGTCCGGTGCGGGTGCACTGGTCGCCGGAGATCCTGGGCGGCCTGGCCGTGTCCGGCGTCGCCTCGGTGCTGCTCGGGCTGCTCTAG
- the deoC gene encoding deoxyribose-phosphate aldolase, with protein sequence MPSAILADPAEVTSSEAALRRFLHGLPGVDRVGTEARAAMLATRSIKTDAKVAAIDLAIRMIDLTTLEGADTPGKVRSLCAKALHPDPGAPDTPRPAAICVYGDLVAEAKAALGDSGVHVAAVATAFPSGRASLDVKLADVAYAVAAGADEIDMVIDRGAFLAGRYRDVFDEIVAVKAACARDEAAGGGSAHLKVILETGELSTYDNVRRASWLAMLAGADFIKTSTGKVAVNATLPVTLVMLQAVRDFREATGRQVGVKPAGGIRTTKDAMKYLVLVNETVGSDWLDPDWFRLGASSLLNDLLMQRQKLATGRYSGPDYVTVD encoded by the coding sequence ATGCCGTCTGCAATTCTCGCCGACCCGGCCGAGGTCACCTCGTCCGAAGCGGCCCTTCGACGCTTCCTGCACGGGCTTCCCGGCGTCGACAGGGTCGGAACCGAAGCGCGGGCAGCGATGCTCGCCACCCGCTCGATCAAGACGGATGCGAAGGTCGCCGCGATCGACCTCGCCATCCGGATGATCGACCTGACCACATTGGAAGGTGCCGACACCCCGGGCAAGGTCCGGTCCCTGTGCGCCAAGGCGCTGCATCCGGACCCGGGCGCCCCCGACACCCCCCGACCCGCCGCGATCTGCGTCTACGGCGATCTGGTCGCCGAGGCCAAGGCGGCGCTCGGCGACTCCGGCGTACACGTCGCCGCGGTCGCCACCGCGTTCCCGTCCGGGCGCGCCTCGCTCGACGTCAAGCTCGCCGACGTGGCCTACGCGGTCGCCGCCGGCGCGGACGAGATCGACATGGTCATCGACCGCGGCGCGTTCCTGGCGGGCCGCTACCGCGACGTCTTCGACGAGATCGTCGCGGTCAAGGCCGCCTGCGCGCGCGACGAGGCCGCGGGCGGTGGCAGCGCCCACCTCAAGGTGATTCTGGAGACCGGTGAACTGTCGACGTACGACAACGTTCGCCGCGCGTCGTGGCTGGCGATGCTCGCGGGCGCCGATTTCATCAAGACGTCCACGGGCAAGGTCGCGGTCAACGCGACACTGCCGGTGACGCTGGTGATGCTCCAGGCGGTCCGCGACTTCCGCGAGGCGACCGGTCGCCAGGTGGGCGTCAAGCCCGCCGGCGGGATCCGCACCACCAAGGACGCGATGAAGTATCTCGTCCTGGTCAACGAGACGGTCGGCTCCGACTGGCTGGACCCCGACTGGTTCCGGCTCGGCGCCTCCAGCCTGCTCAACGACCTCCTGATGCAGCGCCAGAAGCTGGCCACGGGCCGCTACTCCGGCCCCGACTACGTGACGGTGGACTGA